The Bradyrhizobium sp. LLZ17 genomic sequence TGCGAATGCGCCAGGCTCCGCCCACCGCTGTCATTCCCCGCGAAAGCGGGGAATCCAGTACGCCGCGGCTTCTCCGGATCCCTTTGGCGTCTCTGGAATACTGGATCGCCCGGTCCGGGCTCCGCCAAGGCTCCGCCGGGCCACGGGTGTGCTCGGCCGCCGAAGCTTTAGCGAAGGCGGCAAGCCGGGCGATGACAGCTACGTTGTGGCGGGCAATAGTCGTGTTCGCGCTCGTCCTTGGCTGGTCGTTCCCCGTCTTGGCCGACGTCGCGGTGCCGCCGCTCACCGGCCGCGTCGTCGACCAGACCGGCACGCTGTCGAGCGACGACATCACCGCGCTGTCGCAAAAGCTCGGTGATTTCGAGACGCGCAAGGGCAGCCAGGTCGCCGTGCTGATCGTGCCGACGACCGCCCCGGAGACGATCGAGCAGTTCTCGATCCGCGTTGCCGAGGCCTGGAAGATCGGCCGCAAGAAAATCGACGATGGCGCGATCCTGGTCGTCGCCAAGAACGACCATCACCTGCGCATCGAGGTCGGCTACGGCCTCGAAGGCGCGCTCACCGATATCAATTCGCGGCGGATCATCGACGAGGTCATCACGCCGAAATTCAGGGAGGGCGATTTCGCCGGCGGCATCTCGGCCGGGGTCGACCGGATGCTGCGCGTCATCGACGGCGAGCCGCTGCCGGCGCCGTCGCGAAGCGTGAAGTTCGGCAGCTGGAACGACGTCGAGCCGCTGTTCTATTTCGTGCTGTTCGGCCCGCTGGTCGTAGGCGGGATACTGCGGTACATCTTCGGACGGCTGCTCGGATCGGTCATTGCCGGCACGATCGTCGGGCTGCTGGCTTGGTTCGTGCTCGAATCCGCCGTCATCGGCGTGGGCGTCGGGGTGCTTGGTGCCGTCCTGACCTTCATTGCCGATCTGTTTGGGGCGGGGGCGGGCACCGGATCTTCACGCCGCGGCACGTGGTCGAGCGGCTCTTCATCGAACGGCTGGAGCAGCGGATCGTCGTCGAGCGGCGGCTTCAGCGGCGGTGGCGGCAGCTTTGGTGGCGGCGGCGCCTCGGGGAGCTGGTAGGTCATGAGCATTGCGCGCATTGCCAGACATCTGGTGCAGCATCATTGGCGGGCGAATCAGCTTTTTCCGCCAAAGGTGCTCGACCGCATCGAGCAGGCGATCAAGCAGGGCGAAACCACGCATTCCGGCCAGGTCCGCTTCGTCGTCGAAGGTGCGCTCGATGGCCGCCCGTTGTTCCGCAACCAGCAAGCGCGCGAGCGTGCGCTCGACCTGTTCTCGCAGTTGCGGATCTGGGATACCGCGCACAACAACGGGGTGCTGATCTATCTCCTGCTCGCCGACCGTGACGTCGAGATCATTGCCGACCGCGGCATCGACGCGAAGTTGTTGGCGCCGCCGGCTGGGAAAAGATCTGCCGCGCGATGGAGGCCGCGTTCAGGTCGCGCCAGTTCGAGCGCGGCGTTATCGACGGCATCGCGGCGGTGTGGCGTGAGTTGGCCAAGCACTTCCCGCCGGGCGGGGCGCATCGCAACGAGCTGCCGGACAAGCCGGTGGTGATGTAAGCCGAGCTGCGATGTGGAGAGAGCGGGTCCCACCCGCTCCGTCATTGCGAGGAGGGTTGGCGGAAGCGCTTGCCCGCTAATCATCCAGCTTGTTCAGATCCCGCACCGACTGCATGATCGGCTCGAAATTCGAACGCGCGTCGAGCGCGTCGAACAGTTGCGCGGTGTCCGCCAGCAGACCGTGCGACCGCGCGATCGCGATGCGCACGTCCTCCTGCGGCGTATCCGACAGCCGCCCGTGTCCCGACAACAAGATCTTCGTGTCCAGTCCCTTGATGCGCTCCAGCGACTGGATGTAGTCGGAGATGCTGCCGGACCCGAACACGCCGCCCATCACGCCGCCGGGCATCAGCGTGTCGGCGGCAAACAACAGGCCCTTGTCCTGCTCGAACAACGTGATGCAGGCCGAGGTGTGGCCCGGGGTATACATCACGTTGAGGCGGAAATTACCGAGGTCGATCAGATTGCCTTCCTCGAGCCAGATGTCGATGTTAACAGGCACGTTCGGCTCGTTGAACATCTTGCGCAGCATCGAGAAATCGTCGCGCAGCATGATCTTGTTGGCGGCGAGCCGATGGGCGGCGACAAAGGTGCGGCGCTCGTTGAAATGCCAGGCGGCGCCAATATGGTCGAGATGCTCGTGGCTCAGCACCACCATGTCGATCTTCTCCGGCGGACAGCCGACGAAGTTCAGGCACTCGACCATCGCCGGATAGTTCGACGACAGCCCGACATCGATCAGGATGGTGCGCGCCGAGCCGCGCACCAGATAGGCGTTGGCGGCGCGGTTGGAGAAGCGGATCTGGAAGACGTCGTCCGCCGCCTGGATCAGCGAGCAGGTGTCGTTCTTCATCAGGATCGGGAATGAACCGGGCTTTCGATCACTCATGATTGCGCGTTCCGGTAGGTCACCGCGTTGGAAGCACGCAGCCGCTTCGAGAGCGCGTCCATCACCATCAGCGCGAAGGCCGGCTGCTGGCTGACCAGATAGACGAAGCGGGCGTGATTGATCCTCATCACCTTGGTGTTCGGCACTGCCGCGATCGCGGTCGCCGAGCGCGCGGAGCCGTCGATCACCGCCATCTCACCGAAGAATTCGCCCTTGCCGAGCTTGATGATGCTGGTCTTGCTCGCGCCGCTGAGTTTGACGATCTCGACCTCGCCGTCGAGCACGACGAACAACTCGCGGCCCGTCGAGCCCTCCTCGAAAATGACGTCATCGATACCGAACTCGTTGATGCACTTCTCGATCGTCATTGCGCCTCCCCCAATAGCCTTCTGGCCGGCGGGACCGCTATGTTAGCCGGGTAATACTGGGCGGCAAACAGCCCTTCGGCCAAGTCCGCGGCCTACCGCAGGGCAGCATGGGCTGACGAATTGTTGCGCGCCGCCACGCCGGTTCCACTTTCCCGACCCAATTCGGCCCCGGACGAGTTCCTAAAATTTCGGTAAGCGGGTCCGAAGGTAAGGAATTCGCAAGCAATGAAAGTTACCAAAAGGTCAATCCAGACTGGAGTATTTGAGCCGTGAGCGAACCCATGCCCGAACAGGCCGGCCAGGCGACTGGCGCTGTCGAAGCCGCCGCTGCGCCGCAGGCCGTCGAGGCCCCTTCGATTGCCCCCGACCACGAGACGCCGCCCAAACCTGACGCCGCCGACGTCGAGGCGCCCCG encodes the following:
- a CDS encoding YgcG family protein, whose amino-acid sequence is MTATLWRAIVVFALVLGWSFPVLADVAVPPLTGRVVDQTGTLSSDDITALSQKLGDFETRKGSQVAVLIVPTTAPETIEQFSIRVAEAWKIGRKKIDDGAILVVAKNDHHLRIEVGYGLEGALTDINSRRIIDEVITPKFREGDFAGGISAGVDRMLRVIDGEPLPAPSRSVKFGSWNDVEPLFYFVLFGPLVVGGILRYIFGRLLGSVIAGTIVGLLAWFVLESAVIGVGVGVLGAVLTFIADLFGAGAGTGSSRRGTWSSGSSSNGWSSGSSSSGGFSGGGGSFGGGGASGSW
- a CDS encoding MBL fold metallo-hydrolase — translated: MSDRKPGSFPILMKNDTCSLIQAADDVFQIRFSNRAANAYLVRGSARTILIDVGLSSNYPAMVECLNFVGCPPEKIDMVVLSHEHLDHIGAAWHFNERRTFVAAHRLAANKIMLRDDFSMLRKMFNEPNVPVNIDIWLEEGNLIDLGNFRLNVMYTPGHTSACITLFEQDKGLLFAADTLMPGGVMGGVFGSGSISDYIQSLERIKGLDTKILLSGHGRLSDTPQEDVRIAIARSHGLLADTAQLFDALDARSNFEPIMQSVRDLNKLDD
- a CDS encoding Crp/Fnr family transcriptional regulator, translated to MTIEKCINEFGIDDVIFEEGSTGRELFVVLDGEVEIVKLSGASKTSIIKLGKGEFFGEMAVIDGSARSATAIAAVPNTKVMRINHARFVYLVSQQPAFALMVMDALSKRLRASNAVTYRNAQS